In Prionailurus viverrinus isolate Anna chromosome C2, UM_Priviv_1.0, whole genome shotgun sequence, one DNA window encodes the following:
- the GPR15 gene encoding G-protein coupled receptor 15 isoform X1: MDPEATAVFLDYFYATSQNPDIEETHSRVAYTSVFLPIFYAVVFLMGVLGNLVLMSALHFKRGSRRLIDIFIINLAVSDFIFLVTLPLWVDKEASLGLWRTGSFLCKGSSYMISVNMHCNVFLLTCMSVDRYLAIMRPAVSRKFRRRDCAYGVCASVWFISCLLGLPTLLSRELTLIDDKPYCAERSATPIKLTWALVALIFTFFVPLVSIVTCYCCITRKLYAHYQQSGKHNKKLRKSIKIIFIVVAAFVFSWLPFNTFKLLAIVSGLQQEVYFSSSVIQLGMESQISCNIPMARRKDKSSVKAPTIDCVPMGSATQTV, translated from the exons ATGGACCCAGAAGCAACTGCTGTTTTTTTGGATTATTTCTATGCTACAAGCCAAAATCCTGATATTGAGGAGACCCACTCCCGTGTTGCTTATACATCTGTCTTCCTTCCCATCTTCTACGCAGTTGTGTTCCTGATGGGAGTGTTGGGGAACCTAGTCCTCATGAGTGCATTGCATTTCAAACGGGGCAGCCGAAGACTGATCGACATCTTCATCATCAACCTGGCTGTGTCTGACTTCATTTTCCTTGTCACGTTGCCTCTCTGGGTGGATAAAGAAGCATCTTTAGGACTGTGGAGGACAGGCTCTTTCCTGTGCAAAGGCAGCTCCTACATGATCTCAGtcaacatgcactgcaatgtctTCTTGCTCACCTGCATGAGTGTTGACCGCTACCTGGCCATCATGCGCCCAGCCGTATCCAGGAAATTCAGGAGGAGAGACTGTGCATATGGAGTCTGTGCCAGTGTCTGGTTTATCTCCTGCCTTTTGGGTTTGCCTACTCTTCTGTCCAGGGAGCTCACCCTGATTGATGATAAGCCATACTGTGCAGAGAGGAGCGCTACTCCAATCAAACTGACTTGGGCCCTGGTGGCCTTAATTTTTACCTTCTTTGTCCCTTTGGTGAGCATTGTGACATGCTATTGTTGCATCACAAGGAAGCTATATGCCCATTACCAACAGTCGGGAAAACATAACAAAAAGCTGAGGAAATCCATAAAGATCATCTTTATTGTCGTGGCAGCCTTTGTCTTCTCCTGGCTGCCCTTCAATACTTTCAAGCTCCTGGCCATTGTCTCTGGGTTGCAGCAGGAAGTCtacttttcctcatctgttatcCAGCTAGGCATGGAG TCACAGATTTCTTGTAATATTCCTATggcaagaagaaaagataaatccAGTGTCAAAGCTCCCACTATAGACTGTGTGCCTATGGGCTCTGCCACCCAAACTGTATGA
- the GPR15 gene encoding G-protein coupled receptor 15 isoform X2 codes for MDPEATAVFLDYFYATSQNPDIEETHSRVAYTSVFLPIFYAVVFLMGVLGNLVLMSALHFKRGSRRLIDIFIINLAVSDFIFLVTLPLWVDKEASLGLWRTGSFLCKGSSYMISVNMHCNVFLLTCMSVDRYLAIMRPAVSRKFRRRDCAYGVCASVWFISCLLGLPTLLSRELTLIDDKPYCAERSATPIKLTWALVALIFTFFVPLVSIVTCYCCITRKLYAHYQQSGKHNKKLRKSIKIIFIVVAAFVFSWLPFNTFKLLAIVSGLQQEVYFSSSVIQLGMEAFSSLKNNGTLTHAILHNGLQLDYI; via the exons ATGGACCCAGAAGCAACTGCTGTTTTTTTGGATTATTTCTATGCTACAAGCCAAAATCCTGATATTGAGGAGACCCACTCCCGTGTTGCTTATACATCTGTCTTCCTTCCCATCTTCTACGCAGTTGTGTTCCTGATGGGAGTGTTGGGGAACCTAGTCCTCATGAGTGCATTGCATTTCAAACGGGGCAGCCGAAGACTGATCGACATCTTCATCATCAACCTGGCTGTGTCTGACTTCATTTTCCTTGTCACGTTGCCTCTCTGGGTGGATAAAGAAGCATCTTTAGGACTGTGGAGGACAGGCTCTTTCCTGTGCAAAGGCAGCTCCTACATGATCTCAGtcaacatgcactgcaatgtctTCTTGCTCACCTGCATGAGTGTTGACCGCTACCTGGCCATCATGCGCCCAGCCGTATCCAGGAAATTCAGGAGGAGAGACTGTGCATATGGAGTCTGTGCCAGTGTCTGGTTTATCTCCTGCCTTTTGGGTTTGCCTACTCTTCTGTCCAGGGAGCTCACCCTGATTGATGATAAGCCATACTGTGCAGAGAGGAGCGCTACTCCAATCAAACTGACTTGGGCCCTGGTGGCCTTAATTTTTACCTTCTTTGTCCCTTTGGTGAGCATTGTGACATGCTATTGTTGCATCACAAGGAAGCTATATGCCCATTACCAACAGTCGGGAAAACATAACAAAAAGCTGAGGAAATCCATAAAGATCATCTTTATTGTCGTGGCAGCCTTTGTCTTCTCCTGGCTGCCCTTCAATACTTTCAAGCTCCTGGCCATTGTCTCTGGGTTGCAGCAGGAAGTCtacttttcctcatctgttatcCAGCTAGGCATGGAG GCCTTTTCCTCTCTCAAGAACAATGGTACCTTGACCCACGCCATCCTTCATAATGGGCTTCAATTGGACTACATCTAA
- the CLDND1 gene encoding claudin domain-containing protein 1 — MDNRFATAFVIACVLSLISTIYMAASIGTDFWYEYRSPVQENSSDLAKSIWTDFESDEADEKTYNDALFRFNGTVGLWRRCITIPPNTYWYSPPERTESFDVTKCMSFTLNEQFMEKFVDPGNHNSGIDLLRTYLWRCQFLLPFVSLGLMCFGAVIGLCACICRSLYPTIATGILHLLAGLCTLGSVSCYVAGIELLHQKLELPENVSGEFGWSFCLACVSAPLQFMASALFIWAAHTNRKEYTLMKAYRVA, encoded by the exons ATGGATAACCGTTTTGCTACAGCATTTGTAATTGCTTGTGTGCTTAGCCTCATTTCCACCATCTACATGGCAGCCTCGATTGGCACAGACTTCTGGTATGAATATCGAAGTCCAGTTCAAGAAAATTCCAGTGATTTGGCCAAAAGCATCTGGACCGACTTCGAGAGTGATGAGGCAGATGAAAAGACTTATAATGATGCGCTTTTCCGGTTTAATGGCACAGTGGGATTGTGGAGACGGTGTATCACTATACCTCCAAACACATACTGGTATAGCCCACCAGAAAGGACAg AGTCATTTGATGTCACAAAATGCATGAGTTTCACGCTAAATGAGCAGTTCATGGAGAAATTTGTTGATCCTGGAAACCACAATAGTGGAATTGATCTGCTTCGGACCT aTCTTTGGCGTTGCCAGTTCCTCTTACCTTTTGTCAGTCTGGGTTTGATGTGCTTTGGAGCCGTAATTGGACTTTGTGCTTGCATCTGCCGGAGTTTGTATCCCACCATTGCCACAGGCATTCTGCATCTCCTTGCAG GGCTGTGCACACTGGGCTCAGTGAGTTGTTATGTTGCTGGGATTGAACTACTCCACCAGAAACTAGAACTACCTGAGAACGTGTCTGGTGAATTTGGATGGTCCTTCTGCCTGGCGTGTGTCTCAGCTCCCCTACAGTTCATGGCTTCTGCCCTCTTCATCTGGGCTGCTCACACTAATCGGAAAGAGTACACCTTAATGAAGGCCTATCGTGTGGCATGA